In Psychrobacter sp. P11G3, a single genomic region encodes these proteins:
- the kbl gene encoding glycine C-acetyltransferase produces MYQAFQKHLQQEISDIREAGLYKNERVITSPQDALIKIADGREMLNFCANNYLGLSDHPEIKKAAIQAIENSGYGMSSVRFICGTQDLHKQLEAAISKFFNTEDTILYAACFDANGGAFEPLLTAEDAIISDSLNHASIIDGVRLCKAARYRYANADMQDLETQLQAAQAQRFRLIVTDGVFSMDGNVAPMDEIYALAQKYDAMVMIDESHSAGVVGRTGGGVTELFDLRGDIELITGTLGKAFGGAIGGFTTGKKEMIEMLRQRSRPYLFSNSIPPMVAAAGVKAFEMLSQDNTLQDQLHENTAYFVKQMQDAGFDIKPTESAICAVMLYDANVSQQMADALLEEGIYVIGFFYPVVPKNEARIRVQLSAAHTREQLDQCIAAFIKVAKQMKMID; encoded by the coding sequence ATGTATCAAGCATTTCAAAAACACCTACAACAAGAAATCAGTGATATACGCGAGGCAGGACTATATAAAAACGAGCGCGTGATCACCTCTCCGCAAGATGCGCTCATCAAGATTGCCGATGGTCGTGAGATGCTTAACTTCTGTGCCAATAATTACCTTGGATTGTCTGATCATCCTGAGATTAAAAAGGCGGCGATCCAAGCCATCGAAAACTCAGGTTATGGCATGTCATCAGTGCGTTTTATTTGTGGTACGCAAGATTTGCATAAGCAATTAGAAGCAGCGATCTCTAAGTTCTTTAATACCGAAGATACCATTCTTTATGCCGCCTGTTTCGATGCCAATGGTGGCGCATTTGAGCCACTACTAACTGCTGAAGATGCCATTATTTCTGATTCGCTAAATCACGCCTCGATCATCGACGGTGTGCGCCTGTGTAAAGCTGCTCGTTATCGCTATGCCAATGCAGATATGCAAGATTTAGAAACGCAATTGCAAGCGGCGCAAGCACAGCGTTTTCGTTTGATTGTCACCGATGGTGTGTTTTCGATGGATGGTAACGTAGCGCCAATGGATGAGATCTATGCGTTGGCACAAAAATATGATGCCATGGTCATGATTGACGAATCGCATTCAGCAGGTGTGGTCGGTCGCACTGGTGGCGGCGTGACTGAATTGTTTGATCTGCGTGGCGATATTGAGCTGATCACTGGCACTTTGGGCAAGGCGTTTGGCGGCGCTATTGGCGGCTTTACCACAGGTAAAAAAGAAATGATTGAGATGCTGCGTCAACGCTCGCGCCCGTATCTATTTTCAAACTCTATTCCTCCTATGGTGGCTGCCGCTGGGGTAAAAGCGTTTGAAATGCTATCGCAAGACAATACCTTACAAGACCAATTGCATGAAAATACCGCCTATTTTGTGAAGCAGATGCAAGATGCGGGCTTCGATATCAAGCCTACTGAATCGGCCATTTGTGCGGTGATGCTCTATGACGCCAATGTCTCGCAACAAATGGCAGACGCACTGCTTGAAGAAGGCATTTATGTGATCGGTTTCTTCTATCCTGTCGTACCCAAAAATGAAGCTCGCATTCGTGTGCAGCTCTCTGCTGCTCATACTCGCGAGCAGCTCGACCAGTGTATCGCCGCCTTTATCAAAGTCGCCAAGCAAATGAAGATGATTGATTAA
- a CDS encoding APC family permease: MSEKTESISYLQAIAISVGAIIGWGAYVMPGDLFLPQSQLLGSSVAIIIGTLAIYMVARAYINLLTQTPENESGGIYWIEKYINRKHAYIYGWGVTIGYISIIALNISAVALLLRYLLPSGLQLGYLYTIAGWEVYASEVFLCSAAIILFSYINLKGVRVGAKIQLYIALFMILSVTALFFASLWMTPTTQAFLPTDMSSSSITSLAWLPILAVMPWAYVGFETTPQISKAISDSKTKTKSIILISLIAGVLFYFLINYFTALNMSFDYQAIKDSHWATGEGIDNRIGSIGIWLLSIAMIGSIMSGINGFILSSVKLLESMGDTSLLPSVFTDKHNQFSKQKTVILICLVCLLSPWLGRNYLLDIVTMASLGITVGFAYVTTADLINERKKKQAGLLNYLSVLISVVFISLLLLPFSPAALSFNAYVLLGFFILLGAIGYKKIAVNPNVN; the protein is encoded by the coding sequence ATGAGTGAAAAGACAGAAAGTATCAGCTACCTACAAGCGATAGCGATTAGCGTTGGTGCGATTATCGGTTGGGGCGCTTATGTCATGCCAGGCGATTTGTTTTTACCGCAGTCACAGCTATTAGGCTCTTCTGTCGCTATTATTATCGGTACTTTAGCCATCTATATGGTTGCGCGTGCCTATATTAATTTGCTGACTCAAACGCCAGAGAACGAGTCAGGCGGTATCTATTGGATTGAAAAATACATTAATCGCAAGCATGCCTATATTTATGGTTGGGGCGTTACGATAGGCTATATTTCTATTATCGCGCTCAATATATCAGCCGTCGCTTTGCTACTGCGCTATCTGTTACCTAGCGGCTTACAATTAGGTTATCTGTATACGATTGCTGGTTGGGAAGTCTACGCCAGTGAAGTATTTCTATGCAGCGCGGCTATTATTTTGTTCAGTTATATCAATCTAAAAGGCGTACGAGTCGGCGCAAAAATCCAACTCTATATTGCCCTCTTTATGATTCTATCAGTCACCGCGCTGTTTTTTGCCTCGCTTTGGATGACACCAACGACCCAAGCATTTTTGCCAACTGACATGTCTAGCAGCTCTATCACCAGTCTGGCATGGTTACCTATCTTGGCCGTTATGCCATGGGCGTATGTCGGTTTTGAGACCACACCGCAGATTTCAAAGGCGATTAGTGATTCAAAAACCAAGACCAAAAGCATTATCCTAATTTCACTCATCGCCGGTGTGTTGTTTTACTTTTTAATCAACTACTTTACCGCGCTAAACATGAGCTTTGACTATCAAGCAATCAAAGACAGCCACTGGGCGACAGGTGAAGGCATAGACAATCGGATTGGTAGCATCGGTATCTGGCTACTGTCGATCGCTATGATTGGCTCGATAATGAGTGGCATCAACGGCTTTATATTGTCTTCGGTCAAGCTCTTAGAATCTATGGGCGACACGTCGTTATTGCCTAGCGTATTTACGGATAAACACAACCAATTCAGTAAGCAAAAAACCGTTATATTGATATGCTTGGTGTGCCTACTCTCTCCTTGGCTGGGTAGAAACTACCTACTCGATATCGTGACAATGGCGTCCTTGGGTATAACCGTTGGCTTTGCTTATGTCACGACCGCTGACCTCATCAATGAGCGAAAAAAGAAACAGGCAGGTCTGCTAAATTATCTCTCTGTATTAATCAGTGTGGTCTTTATATCGCTATTGCTGCTACCATTTTCACCAGCGGCGCTATCATTTAACGCCTATGTCTTGCTAGGATTCTTTATTCTGCTTGGGGCGATTGGTTATAAAAAAATCGCAGTTAATCCTAATGTTAATTGA
- a CDS encoding three component ABC system middle component: MIDAIHTYYYNPFKYGSHIISFYNSLEEVEQNILLLPLIIPICGHPELSKKLDTVRLSGKSRSTFFTKFDNPKEFYDLQERIDALKSLSAQSLNYCIVNDWMTVDKSSLKIIANGNHDKKQMCKRATNLGKLFSGLSITEIYKGLRVNP; this comes from the coding sequence ATGATTGATGCTATTCACACTTACTACTACAACCCTTTCAAGTATGGAAGTCACATTATATCATTCTACAACTCATTGGAAGAAGTAGAGCAGAATATATTATTACTTCCCCTCATTATACCAATATGTGGTCATCCTGAACTGTCTAAAAAATTGGATACAGTGAGATTATCTGGCAAAAGTCGTTCAACTTTTTTTACCAAGTTCGATAATCCTAAAGAGTTTTATGACTTACAAGAGCGAATTGACGCCTTAAAAAGTTTATCTGCACAGAGCTTAAATTACTGCATAGTTAATGATTGGATGACTGTTGACAAATCTTCTTTAAAAATTATCGCTAACGGAAACCACGACAAAAAACAAATGTGTAAGCGAGCTACAAATTTAGGAAAGCTATTTAGTGGTCTATCCATTACTGAAATTTATAAAGGATTAAGGGTGAACCCATGA
- a CDS encoding N-acetylmuramoyl-L-alanine amidase, with the protein MAKNTSSIALASVLISSSMLSLVGCVSTTAPRYVIDSDSYQATGKSERIKTIVLHYTVSDNERSIKTLTTGNVSAHYLVLDNDDNKIYNLVPESERAWHAGDGGFAGRTILNDTSIGIEIVNSGIKPEYRDALKNGTLDYHPYEHYVAFDELQIKKVAQLVQDIATRYDISPKNIIGHSDMAPSRKIDPGAKFPWERLYFDYGIGAWYDEFDKQFFMNQDGFASATIPEIKQAFRKYGYQINDTDTWDKASRDVVYAFQLHFRAQQPTGNMDSETYAILQALNKKYAGRDDFY; encoded by the coding sequence ATGGCAAAAAACACTTCCTCGATTGCATTGGCATCAGTATTAATATCATCCTCTATGCTATCGCTTGTGGGCTGCGTATCAACGACAGCACCGCGGTATGTCATCGACAGCGATAGCTACCAAGCCACGGGCAAAAGCGAGCGCATCAAAACCATCGTCCTGCACTATACAGTCTCTGATAATGAGCGCTCGATAAAGACATTGACCACGGGCAATGTGAGCGCGCACTATCTAGTATTAGACAATGATGACAATAAAATCTATAACTTAGTACCAGAGAGCGAGCGCGCATGGCATGCAGGTGATGGCGGATTTGCAGGACGGACGATATTAAACGATACCTCTATCGGTATCGAGATCGTCAATAGCGGCATCAAGCCTGAATATCGAGACGCACTAAAAAATGGCACACTCGATTATCATCCTTATGAGCATTATGTGGCATTTGATGAGTTGCAGATTAAAAAAGTCGCACAACTGGTGCAAGATATCGCCACGCGCTATGACATCTCACCGAAGAATATCATCGGTCACTCGGATATGGCACCCTCGCGCAAGATAGACCCCGGTGCCAAATTCCCGTGGGAGCGACTGTATTTCGATTACGGTATCGGCGCTTGGTATGATGAATTTGATAAGCAGTTCTTTATGAATCAAGATGGATTTGCGTCGGCCACGATACCTGAAATTAAGCAAGCGTTTCGCAAGTATGGCTATCAAATCAACGATACCGATACATGGGACAAAGCCAGTCGCGATGTCGTCTATGCGTTTCAGCTGCATTTTAGAGCGCAGCAGCCAACGGGTAATATGGATAGCGAGACCTATGCGATATTGCAAGCACTAAATAAGAAGTATGCTGGTCGGGATGATTTTTATTAA
- the rsfS gene encoding ribosome silencing factor, with protein sequence MTNTMTAERLTECLTLVQSALDDMKAKNITVMNVEELTDVTERIIIADGTSKRHVRAMADSVGAEAKQAGFMPLGREGGIDSDWTLIDLGAVVVHMMTPQAREFYDLEGLWSSPEQLAELVATPREKKTAGRRNKNK encoded by the coding sequence ATGACCAACACCATGACTGCAGAACGCCTAACAGAATGCTTGACCCTAGTACAAAGCGCTCTAGATGATATGAAAGCAAAGAACATCACTGTAATGAATGTAGAAGAGTTGACTGACGTAACAGAGCGCATCATCATTGCTGATGGTACCTCAAAGCGTCATGTACGTGCGATGGCTGATAGCGTCGGCGCTGAAGCTAAGCAAGCTGGTTTTATGCCACTTGGCCGTGAAGGCGGCATCGACTCTGACTGGACGTTGATCGATTTGGGCGCGGTTGTCGTCCACATGATGACGCCGCAAGCACGTGAGTTTTATGACCTAGAAGGCCTATGGTCATCACCTGAGCAGTTGGCTGAGCTGGTTGCTACGCCGCGCGAAAAGAAAACTGCAGGTCGTCGTAACAAAAACAAATAA
- a CDS encoding nicotinate-nicotinamide nucleotide adenylyltransferase, translating into MPNTSSITQEKTPTPAIRAYLGGSFDPVHNGHLEVAMSVYQHLLPIATQLQRALHVSLLPNARSPFKTQSTDPNHRLNMLKLATENTPIQINELELWQAPPVYTIDSVRTLRQQYPNDNLIFIMGMDSAHSLDKWKDGLRLTDHVNLWIFNRQSSTDVSDGISEGISDNTLSPKKKIASVQDVNFLKTLLPLSLQPHITDSPIELLIPFTQHSTDSSNSNSTNPNSTDPTSPDLKSTDLKNANPGRIYIDSRPITAVSSTQIREQLQKLDDQTNKMPVTERQIASIASINDIISNTESNPLAKWLNPAVYQYIIAHQLYSAAQFR; encoded by the coding sequence ATGCCAAATACGAGCAGCATTACTCAAGAGAAAACACCTACACCTGCCATTCGTGCTTATCTTGGTGGCTCGTTCGATCCCGTACATAATGGTCATTTGGAAGTCGCGATGTCTGTCTATCAGCACCTACTACCAATTGCAACGCAGCTACAGCGTGCCCTGCATGTGTCCTTATTACCCAATGCGCGCTCGCCATTTAAGACGCAAAGTACAGACCCTAACCATCGCTTAAACATGTTAAAGCTGGCGACAGAGAATACACCGATACAGATTAATGAGCTGGAGCTGTGGCAAGCGCCGCCTGTCTATACGATCGACAGCGTACGCACATTAAGACAGCAATATCCTAATGATAATTTGATATTTATCATGGGTATGGACAGCGCACATAGTTTGGATAAATGGAAAGATGGCTTACGTCTCACTGACCATGTTAATCTATGGATATTTAATCGTCAGAGCAGTACCGATGTGAGCGATGGTATTAGCGAAGGCATTTCTGATAATACTCTCTCTCCTAAAAAGAAAATAGCGTCCGTACAAGATGTTAATTTCTTAAAAACGCTATTACCATTGTCATTGCAGCCCCATATAACAGACTCACCTATCGAGCTGTTAATTCCATTTACTCAGCACTCAACAGATAGCTCGAACTCAAACAGTACTAATCCAAATAGCACTGATCCGACTAGCCCTGACTTAAAAAGCACTGACTTGAAAAACGCCAATCCAGGACGCATTTATATAGATTCGCGACCTATTACTGCGGTATCAAGCACACAAATACGCGAGCAGCTACAGAAATTGGATGATCAAACAAATAAAATGCCAGTCACTGAGAGGCAAATCGCATCTATAGCATCAATAAATGATATCATTAGCAATACTGAATCTAATCCATTAGCTAAATGGCTAAATCCTGCTGTTTATCAATATATTATCGCCCATCAGCTATATTCTGCTGCTCAATTCCGTTAA
- a CDS encoding MOSC domain-containing protein, which produces MSAESITSSPEQTLTDFNQDLPLHIATLTCVRAGKSMPFAREEMSAIDKAPIKSPVAVNFMGLTTDEQADRKHHGGPLKAVHQLAPATYAKINAEFSLKVRVGTLGENLTTEAVDGLPEMTESTVCIGDVFQYGGHFENGQDTSNDDTSVQLRIVQPRRPCYKINDQIGQFTKIPNIAAWVSKQGISGWYFQVVRDGVIDADLPVYLVERPYPFATLETLWQLANSKEKYDADTIEQWLAIDCLEDSWKKVLAKKIQQD; this is translated from the coding sequence ATGAGCGCAGAATCGATCACGTCATCACCTGAGCAAACCTTAACAGATTTTAACCAAGACTTGCCTCTACATATCGCTACCCTCACTTGTGTTCGCGCTGGCAAATCTATGCCATTCGCTCGTGAAGAAATGAGCGCCATTGATAAAGCACCTATCAAATCTCCTGTCGCCGTCAACTTTATGGGCTTAACCACTGATGAACAGGCTGACCGTAAGCATCATGGTGGCCCACTCAAAGCCGTGCATCAGCTAGCGCCTGCGACGTATGCAAAAATCAATGCAGAATTCAGTTTAAAAGTTCGCGTCGGTACATTGGGTGAAAACCTTACAACTGAAGCAGTCGATGGTTTGCCTGAAATGACCGAATCTACGGTTTGTATTGGCGACGTTTTTCAATACGGTGGGCATTTTGAAAACGGTCAAGACACTAGTAATGATGATACTAGCGTTCAACTACGGATCGTCCAACCACGCCGTCCCTGCTACAAAATCAATGACCAAATCGGACAGTTTACCAAAATACCAAATATCGCGGCATGGGTCAGCAAGCAAGGTATCTCTGGTTGGTATTTCCAAGTTGTACGCGATGGCGTTATAGACGCTGATTTACCCGTATATTTAGTTGAGCGCCCTTATCCGTTTGCGACACTAGAGACGCTATGGCAATTGGCCAATTCTAAAGAGAAATATGATGCAGATACTATTGAACAGTGGCTCGCGATTGACTGTTTAGAGGACAGTTGGAAAAAGGTTCTGGCTAAAAAAATCCAACAGGATTGA
- the tdh gene encoding L-threonine 3-dehydrogenase: MKALVKAHAEKGIWMQDMPEPTVGINDVKIKIKKTAICGTDLHIYKWDEWSQKTINTPMIIGHEYVGVISEMGDGVKHLEVGDRVTGEGHIACGHCRNCRRGKLHVCENTIGVGVDRDGAFAEYLVIPADNVIKLDERISDEMAAIMDPFGNATHTALSFPVLGEDVLITGAGLIGSMATAICRFAGARNIVVSDISDYRLELAKKMGATMTINPAKGETIEGAIDTLKMHGFDIGLEMSGSPQAFDSMISNMYNGSKIALLGILPNTTTVDWSKIIFKALTLKGIYGREMWETWYQMEQMLISGIDLTPIITHRMHIDDFQEGFDIMESGQCGKVILSWD, translated from the coding sequence ATGAAAGCATTGGTTAAAGCTCATGCCGAAAAAGGCATCTGGATGCAAGACATGCCTGAACCTACGGTCGGCATCAATGACGTTAAAATTAAAATTAAAAAAACTGCCATTTGTGGCACAGATTTGCACATTTATAAGTGGGATGAGTGGTCACAAAAGACTATAAATACGCCGATGATTATCGGACACGAATACGTCGGTGTCATTAGTGAAATGGGCGATGGCGTCAAGCATCTTGAAGTGGGTGATCGCGTCACAGGCGAAGGCCATATCGCTTGCGGGCATTGCCGTAACTGCCGCCGTGGTAAGCTGCATGTGTGCGAAAACACCATCGGTGTGGGCGTTGACCGCGATGGCGCGTTTGCCGAATATTTGGTGATACCTGCCGATAACGTCATCAAACTCGATGAGCGTATCAGCGATGAGATGGCCGCCATTATGGACCCTTTTGGCAACGCGACGCATACCGCTTTATCTTTTCCTGTACTGGGTGAAGATGTGCTGATTACGGGTGCAGGTCTGATCGGGTCAATGGCAACAGCGATTTGCCGCTTTGCTGGGGCACGTAATATCGTGGTCAGTGATATCAGCGATTATCGCTTAGAGCTTGCCAAAAAAATGGGCGCGACGATGACCATCAACCCAGCCAAAGGTGAAACCATCGAAGGCGCTATCGATACGTTAAAAATGCACGGCTTTGATATTGGGCTTGAGATGTCAGGCTCGCCTCAGGCCTTTGATTCGATGATTAGCAATATGTATAACGGCTCTAAAATTGCGCTCTTGGGTATTTTACCCAACACCACCACGGTGGATTGGAGCAAGATTATTTTTAAGGCGTTAACCTTAAAGGGTATATATGGGCGTGAGATGTGGGAGACGTGGTATCAGATGGAGCAAATGCTGATTAGCGGTATTGATTTGACACCAATCATTACCCATCGCATGCACATCGATGACTTTCAAGAAGGCTTTGATATCATGGAAAGTGGACAATGCGGTAAAGTGATTTTAAGCTGGGATTGA
- a CDS encoding DUF3732 domain-containing protein, translated as MRSMIYETGVIDNSDKKHPVYFKAGLNIVTGASSTGKSALIEIFDYCLGSSEDTIPEGVITDNAKIYYVCMGISNQIYVFGRKPKSNRVYTRTIQEYKKNVIDIDFFEDRFAISKFKEYMRNELLDIDSIDESTQDTFYKGQRESRPTIRSYMSFLLQHQNLIANKHALFYRFDEKEKREQVIKHTNFFLGFVKQEYFIQMKKKESIEIEIRKLKKEKEIFNYYKEKQELELEPELKNMYALMRFSKDPIKLKSIISNPVESKTRLHVILHPDNFDSSSEIFHKRYVEISESHAEKVVELNRVRNKIVSIENSLNQEDKLLNSEKLVNQGAIEVSDAVCPLCETKHSKLPESAGQLKSAIKKLNQTLRMTKEMRAPFQTLLADTEIQADKLTKAVKELQAEKRELENIDEVVKERKDFSEAIYNQKYKLFSIIDSLNPATDTKIDSQLIKLKKELKDITRELKRYDIDTLIKEAEKKINKYMYDIGNKFDFEDTYNPINLKFSLESFDLYHDDIDKDKRIYLRSMGSGANWLYTHLTLFLALHKYFVSLGEECLIPSILFLDQPTQVYFPNFSRDTNKDFSKEDIKSIEGLGDSKIDEDMKSVTNIFNQLNNYCISLNDEFGFSPQIIVTDHVDNLTLENGTFESLVNGNRWRVKKLINID; from the coding sequence ATGAGGTCAATGATTTATGAAACGGGTGTAATAGATAATAGTGATAAGAAACATCCAGTTTACTTCAAAGCTGGACTAAATATTGTTACAGGGGCATCTTCAACAGGTAAAAGTGCGTTAATAGAGATATTCGACTACTGCTTAGGAAGCTCGGAAGATACTATTCCTGAAGGTGTAATTACTGACAACGCTAAAATCTATTATGTTTGTATGGGAATCTCGAACCAAATATATGTTTTCGGTAGAAAACCTAAGAGTAATCGAGTCTATACAAGAACAATTCAGGAATATAAAAAAAACGTAATTGATATAGATTTTTTTGAAGATAGGTTTGCTATCAGCAAATTTAAAGAGTACATGAGAAACGAGCTTTTAGATATAGATAGTATTGATGAGTCTACACAAGATACATTCTATAAAGGTCAAAGAGAGAGTCGTCCAACAATACGTAGCTATATGTCGTTCTTACTCCAACATCAAAATTTGATAGCGAATAAGCATGCTCTATTCTATCGATTCGATGAAAAAGAAAAGCGTGAACAAGTCATTAAGCATACTAACTTTTTTTTGGGATTTGTAAAGCAAGAATATTTTATACAAATGAAAAAGAAAGAATCGATCGAAATAGAAATAAGGAAACTCAAAAAAGAAAAAGAGATATTTAATTATTACAAGGAAAAACAAGAACTAGAGTTAGAGCCTGAACTGAAAAACATGTATGCACTAATGAGGTTTTCTAAAGACCCTATTAAGTTAAAAAGTATCATATCTAACCCTGTAGAAAGTAAAACTAGACTTCATGTTATATTGCACCCTGATAATTTCGACTCTTCTTCAGAAATATTTCATAAGCGTTACGTAGAGATTTCAGAATCTCATGCTGAAAAAGTTGTTGAACTAAACCGTGTAAGAAATAAAATTGTCTCTATCGAAAACTCGTTGAACCAAGAAGACAAATTACTCAACTCAGAGAAACTTGTTAATCAAGGTGCGATTGAAGTTTCCGATGCTGTTTGTCCTTTATGTGAGACTAAGCACAGTAAGTTACCTGAATCAGCTGGACAGCTCAAATCAGCTATTAAAAAGCTTAATCAAACCCTTAGAATGACAAAAGAAATGCGAGCCCCCTTTCAGACACTTCTAGCAGATACTGAAATACAGGCCGATAAACTTACTAAAGCAGTTAAAGAATTACAGGCTGAAAAGAGGGAACTTGAAAATATTGATGAAGTTGTTAAGGAAAGGAAAGATTTTTCTGAAGCAATATATAATCAAAAATATAAGTTGTTTAGTATTATTGATTCGCTTAACCCTGCTACTGATACAAAAATTGATTCGCAACTGATTAAACTTAAGAAAGAATTAAAAGATATAACTAGAGAGCTCAAGAGATACGATATTGATACTCTTATAAAAGAAGCTGAGAAAAAAATAAATAAATATATGTATGATATTGGCAATAAATTTGATTTTGAAGACACTTATAATCCAATAAATTTAAAATTTTCGTTGGAGAGCTTTGACTTGTATCATGACGATATTGACAAGGATAAAAGAATCTACTTGAGGTCAATGGGTAGTGGAGCTAACTGGTTATATACTCATTTGACGCTATTTCTTGCATTACATAAATATTTTGTCTCATTAGGTGAAGAATGCTTAATCCCATCTATACTGTTTTTGGATCAACCTACTCAAGTCTACTTTCCAAATTTTAGCCGTGATACAAATAAGGATTTTTCAAAAGAGGATATCAAATCTATCGAAGGATTGGGAGATAGTAAAATTGACGAAGATATGAAGTCTGTCACAAATATTTTCAATCAATTAAATAATTACTGTATTTCTTTAAATGATGAATTTGGATTCTCACCTCAAATAATAGTAACTGACCATGTAGATAATCTAACTCTTGAAAATGGTACCTTTGAGTCATTGGTAAATGGGAACAGATGGAGAGTTAAAAAACTTATTAACATTGATTAA